A single genomic interval of Antarcticibacterium arcticum harbors:
- a CDS encoding NUDIX hydrolase: protein MGLIDKTPILKPQESEVEQILEVNLDHFLDDNNLITQKLSTSYAEEIEVPAYFLNGHVVWGATAMMLSELKDLLKEVL from the coding sequence ATGGGACTTATAGATAAAACCCCGATTTTAAAGCCCCAGGAAAGTGAAGTAGAACAGATCCTGGAAGTGAACCTGGATCATTTTCTGGATGATAATAATTTGATAACACAAAAACTAAGCACCTCTTATGCCGAAGAGATCGAAGTGCCGGCTTATTTTTTAAACGGCCATGTGGTGTGGGGAGCCACTGCCATGATGCTTAGCGAATTAAAGGATTTGCTGAAGGAGGTCCTGTAA
- a CDS encoding Gfo/Idh/MocA family protein translates to MSKKIKLAILGGGGDSLIGILHRVASAMFDQFELVGGVFNPDLEESKKFAREIGIETNRVYKDLESFIASERAMNEDERVQVVSILTPNFLHFPMAKQLLENNFHVICEKPLTTTFEEAKILQETQKKSNSIFAVTYTYTGYPMVRQMREMIADGVLGRIQKIDVQYYQGWINPIIHDEEKRANTWRLDPEKSGISCCVGDIGTHAFDMIEYVSGLEIKKILADLNYLYKDNRMDIDGTILLRFDEFVKGVIRTSQIATGEENNFTVSIYGEKAGLKWEQENPNYLYLLEEGEPMRVLKPGHVYNSKLSLDGTKLPPGHPEGIFDSMGNIYKGVARAIRNEPYHPGEFPTMRDGVRGMNFIEKAVESHQKGNIWIEIED, encoded by the coding sequence ATGAGTAAAAAAATAAAATTGGCAATCCTGGGTGGTGGTGGTGATTCGCTTATTGGAATTCTTCACAGGGTGGCATCTGCAATGTTTGACCAATTTGAGTTGGTGGGCGGTGTTTTTAATCCGGACCTTGAAGAAAGTAAAAAATTTGCCCGTGAAATTGGTATTGAAACAAACAGGGTCTATAAGGATCTGGAATCCTTTATAGCTTCAGAGAGGGCTATGAATGAAGATGAGAGGGTTCAGGTAGTGTCTATCCTTACCCCAAATTTCCTCCATTTTCCTATGGCCAAGCAGCTCCTGGAAAATAATTTTCATGTTATTTGTGAAAAGCCCCTCACCACTACCTTTGAAGAGGCAAAGATTTTGCAGGAAACACAAAAAAAATCCAATTCCATATTCGCCGTAACTTATACCTATACCGGATATCCTATGGTGCGCCAAATGCGTGAAATGATAGCGGATGGCGTCCTTGGCAGGATCCAGAAAATAGATGTGCAATATTACCAGGGTTGGATCAACCCAATTATCCATGATGAGGAAAAAAGGGCAAACACCTGGAGATTGGATCCGGAAAAATCTGGTATTAGCTGCTGTGTAGGAGATATTGGAACGCACGCTTTTGACATGATCGAATACGTAAGCGGACTGGAGATAAAGAAGATCCTGGCAGACCTTAATTATCTTTATAAAGATAACCGTATGGATATTGACGGTACAATTTTACTGCGCTTTGATGAATTTGTAAAAGGCGTTATAAGGACCAGCCAGATTGCCACAGGGGAAGAAAATAATTTTACCGTAAGCATATACGGTGAAAAAGCAGGGCTTAAATGGGAACAGGAAAACCCAAATTACCTTTACCTTCTTGAGGAGGGCGAACCTATGCGGGTCCTTAAACCAGGCCATGTTTATAACAGCAAGTTGTCCCTGGATGGCACAAAACTTCCACCCGGGCATCCCGAGGGAATTTTCGATTCGATGGGTAATATTTACAAGGGAGTAGCACGGGCTATTAGAAATGAGCCTTATCATCCCGGGGAATTTCCTACAATGCGGGATGGAGTTCGAGGCATGAATTTTATAGAAAAAGCTGTAGAGTCTCACCAGAAAGGGAATATTTGGATAGAAATTGAAGACTAA
- a CDS encoding bifunctional alpha/beta hydrolase/OsmC family protein produces the protein MTNTKIFFENGEGNKLAGYLELPLDQKPHNFILMAHCFTCDKNFHRVRNISKSLTLKGFGVLRFDFTGLGESEGDFSDSNFSGNVEDLIAAAGFLKREYKSPSMIIGHSFGGAAAIFASALLPEVKALATIGTPSSLDHVTHLLSEGLEKINKTGQAIVNIGGRPFEIKRQFLEDLETKDLKKVIAGLRKSILILHSPQDNIVEIKNAEELYKAARHPKSFISLDGANHLLSKREDSHYVGEVIGTWAYRYLDIPEAPQPKTTHEVVAQLEEEGFTTYLKAGNHQLIADEPKEFGGSDFGPTPYDYLSAALAACTSMTLQMYARRKKWPVGIVETHVNHSKTHALDCEHCDEGKAKLDTFERIITFTEDLEKEQINRLIEIADKCPVHKTLHNKVNIITGHKTK, from the coding sequence ATGACCAATACAAAAATATTTTTTGAGAACGGGGAGGGTAATAAATTGGCAGGATACCTGGAATTACCCCTGGATCAAAAGCCACATAATTTTATTCTTATGGCCCACTGTTTTACCTGTGACAAAAACTTTCATCGGGTAAGAAATATAAGCAAGTCTCTAACTTTAAAAGGTTTTGGAGTCCTGCGATTTGATTTCACGGGTCTGGGGGAAAGTGAAGGGGATTTTTCCGATTCAAATTTTTCCGGAAATGTGGAAGATCTTATTGCTGCTGCCGGTTTTTTAAAAAGGGAATATAAAAGCCCCTCTATGATCATTGGTCATTCCTTTGGAGGGGCAGCGGCCATATTTGCATCTGCATTGCTTCCCGAAGTTAAAGCGCTGGCAACCATTGGCACACCCTCATCGCTGGACCACGTTACACACCTGTTAAGCGAGGGACTTGAAAAAATCAATAAAACAGGACAGGCCATAGTTAATATAGGAGGCAGGCCATTTGAAATTAAAAGACAATTTTTAGAGGATCTGGAAACCAAGGATCTTAAAAAGGTGATAGCAGGTCTTCGAAAATCCATATTAATACTTCATTCTCCACAGGATAATATTGTGGAAATTAAAAACGCTGAGGAACTTTATAAAGCCGCTAGACATCCTAAAAGTTTTATTTCTCTTGATGGCGCCAATCATCTTTTATCAAAAAGAGAAGATTCCCATTATGTAGGCGAAGTAATAGGCACCTGGGCGTATAGATATCTTGATATACCGGAAGCCCCACAACCCAAAACAACCCACGAAGTTGTGGCTCAACTTGAAGAGGAAGGTTTCACCACATATCTTAAAGCAGGAAATCATCAATTGATCGCAGATGAACCCAAAGAGTTTGGGGGCAGCGATTTTGGACCTACCCCGTACGATTATCTCTCGGCAGCCCTTGCGGCCTGTACGTCTATGACCCTGCAAATGTATGCAAGGAGAAAAAAATGGCCTGTTGGAATTGTAGAAACTCACGTGAACCATTCTAAGACCCATGCCCTGGATTGTGAACATTGTGATGAGGGCAAAGCAAAATTAGATACCTTCGAAAGGATTATAACATTTACCGAAGATCTTGAAAAAGAACAAATAAACCGCTTAATTGAAATTGCAGATAAATGTCCTGTGCATAAAACCCTCCATAATAAAGTGAATATTATAACCGGCCATAAAACCAAATAA
- a CDS encoding RNA polymerase sigma factor translates to MQQDQLIAQLQAGNEKAFERIYELYSESTYGIIHSITRDKEISEELLQDVFLKIWNNAESYNPDKGRFFTWILNIARNASIDKIRSKSFRNHRLNLTSDNFVDILESKSSIGSKIDAIGLQKYIDILEPVCKKLIDLLFFKGFTQKETAEELEMPLGTVKTRNRICIDKLRSTVIN, encoded by the coding sequence ATGCAACAGGACCAATTAATCGCACAATTACAGGCCGGCAATGAAAAGGCATTTGAAAGGATCTATGAATTATATTCTGAAAGTACTTATGGAATTATCCATAGCATTACCCGGGATAAGGAGATCTCTGAAGAATTGCTGCAGGATGTCTTTTTAAAGATCTGGAATAATGCAGAATCCTATAATCCGGATAAAGGCCGTTTTTTCACCTGGATCCTGAACATTGCAAGAAACGCTTCTATTGATAAGATTAGATCCAAAAGCTTTAGAAACCATCGCTTAAACCTTACATCAGATAATTTCGTAGATATATTAGAGTCAAAGAGTTCCATTGGGAGCAAAATAGACGCCATAGGATTGCAAAAATACATAGACATCCTTGAACCGGTTTGTAAAAAATTAATTGACCTGCTCTTCTTTAAAGGCTTTACCCAAAAAGAAACTGCAGAAGAACTGGAAATGCCTCTTGGAACGGTGAAGACCCGAAACCGGATTTGCATAGATAAATTAAGATCAACAGTAATTAATTAA
- a CDS encoding anti-sigma factor, whose amino-acid sequence MDINEYINSGILELYVYGALTEEESAEVTRILKQYPDVKAEVEEIEAALLNLSAAVAPNNPEFLINSIKSKLSGNHNLTRPPKTSNLPSYIGWAASILLLVGLFFMFNKNRELRESLQALQAEKAQMESQIVDARESADKTRELLNVLRDRSILRVELQGQEVAPQAFATAYWDENTNTTYIDARDLPPPPRGMVYQVWSLKLQPLTPTSIGLLENFEEDENQIFVLSNSNESEAFGITLEPAGGSESPTMEQLYTLGVVSS is encoded by the coding sequence ATGGATATAAACGAATATATAAATTCAGGAATACTCGAACTCTATGTTTACGGAGCCCTTACGGAGGAAGAAAGCGCCGAGGTTACCCGCATCCTGAAACAATATCCTGATGTAAAAGCTGAAGTTGAAGAAATTGAAGCAGCACTTTTAAATTTAAGTGCCGCGGTAGCCCCAAATAATCCTGAATTTCTAATAAATTCCATAAAATCCAAATTATCAGGCAACCATAATCTCACAAGGCCTCCAAAAACCTCCAACCTTCCTTCATATATTGGCTGGGCAGCAAGTATCTTGTTATTGGTAGGCCTGTTTTTTATGTTTAACAAAAACAGGGAATTACGGGAATCCCTGCAGGCATTGCAGGCAGAAAAAGCCCAAATGGAATCCCAAATTGTTGATGCCCGGGAAAGTGCCGATAAAACCCGCGAATTATTGAATGTTTTAAGAGACCGGAGTATTTTAAGGGTAGAATTACAAGGCCAGGAAGTTGCTCCACAGGCATTTGCAACGGCCTATTGGGATGAGAATACCAACACTACATATATAGATGCCAGGGACCTCCCACCGCCTCCGCGGGGAATGGTGTATCAGGTATGGTCATTAAAACTACAACCACTTACTCCTACGAGTATTGGGTTGCTGGAAAATTTTGAAGAAGATGAAAACCAGATCTTTGTCCTGTCCAATTCAAATGAATCTGAAGCTTTTGGAATTACCCTGGAACCGGCCGGCGGAAGCGAAAGCCCAACTATGGAGCAATTATATACCCTGGGAGTAGTATCTTCCTGA
- a CDS encoding 3-keto-disaccharide hydrolase → MKKSSLLFMVVAVVTLSCKDNERSREDDDIMPTETETMQQNRQQQDAAIFNGQDLDGWKAYNSNEVTQWRVEDSAIAFTPAEGQRSGTENIITEKEYTNFELTLEWKISEGGNSGIMWGVQEEEQFNEPYLTGPEIQILDNKAHPDAQNGPIRQAGALYDMVEPSSDVTKPAGEWNNLVLRIDHNENKGTVTLNGTKTTEFPLHGEEWDKLVKNSKFSDWEHFGKHRSGHIALQDHGDKVWYRNIKIKELDK, encoded by the coding sequence ATGAAAAAATCAAGTTTATTATTTATGGTTGTTGCTGTTGTTACATTAAGCTGTAAGGATAACGAACGCAGCCGCGAAGATGATGACATAATGCCAACAGAGACAGAAACTATGCAACAAAACAGGCAACAACAGGATGCAGCCATTTTTAACGGCCAGGACCTTGATGGGTGGAAAGCTTACAACTCCAATGAGGTTACCCAATGGCGGGTGGAAGACAGCGCAATTGCTTTTACTCCTGCCGAAGGCCAGCGATCTGGTACAGAGAATATAATAACTGAAAAAGAATATACCAACTTTGAACTTACACTGGAGTGGAAAATTTCAGAAGGGGGTAATAGCGGGATCATGTGGGGAGTACAGGAGGAGGAGCAATTTAATGAACCCTATCTTACGGGGCCAGAGATCCAGATACTGGACAACAAAGCGCATCCGGATGCCCAGAATGGCCCTATTCGCCAGGCTGGTGCCTTGTATGATATGGTTGAACCGTCCAGTGATGTTACAAAACCTGCGGGAGAATGGAATAATTTGGTTTTACGAATAGACCATAATGAGAATAAAGGAACCGTAACCCTTAATGGAACTAAAACAACCGAGTTTCCTCTTCACGGTGAGGAATGGGATAAGCTGGTAAAAAACTCAAAATTTAGTGATTGGGAACATTTTGGCAAGCACCGCTCAGGCCATATTGCCTTACAGGATCATGGAGATAAAGTGTGGTACCGAAATATTAAAATAAAAGAACTGGATAAATAA
- a CDS encoding superoxide dismutase family protein: MKNISITLLFCAGLLISGCKNDKKDSTDNKNTETTTSTKEEVKKIRVTIEPKSGSSLSGNAVFTEENGEVTMTAIIDGLPEGMHAIHLHESADCASEDGSSAGGHWNPTFEKHGIWGASGGYHKGDIGNFKVDTNGNGTITMTTDEWCIGCDDESKNIVGKAIVIHDGVDDFTSQPAGNAGTRVGCGSIRQ; encoded by the coding sequence ATGAAAAACATAAGCATAACATTATTATTCTGTGCAGGCCTTTTAATTTCAGGATGTAAGAATGACAAAAAAGATTCAACCGATAATAAAAATACGGAAACCACTACCTCTACCAAAGAAGAAGTAAAGAAAATACGGGTCACAATAGAGCCGAAAAGCGGTAGCTCTCTGTCTGGAAACGCGGTATTTACCGAAGAAAACGGAGAAGTGACCATGACTGCCATTATTGACGGTTTGCCGGAAGGAATGCATGCTATTCACCTGCACGAAAGTGCCGATTGTGCTTCTGAAGACGGATCATCTGCCGGAGGACACTGGAACCCAACCTTCGAAAAACATGGAATATGGGGTGCATCAGGAGGTTATCACAAGGGTGATATAGGAAATTTTAAGGTTGACACCAATGGAAATGGGACTATCACTATGACTACAGATGAATGGTGTATAGGATGTGATGATGAATCCAAAAACATAGTGGGTAAAGCAATTGTGATCCACGATGGAGTAGATGATTTCACATCTCAACCGGCTGGAAATGCAGGTACCCGAGTTGGATGTGGTAGTATAAGACAGTAA
- a CDS encoding peptidylprolyl isomerase — MGRYFASIFYFLFLVFASCEDTEKSSKNTTQHTPTTAISGTDSIPDKAVNTTKDPSRKIETKTDEGKTLVQEELIPFLTQYGKENKENRVKIITRFGEIEVLLYNDTPLHRANFIYLVKKGYFNNTFFHRVAKGFVIQGGNSDNRVTSQKRNENGNYLIPGEFDTGHKHSRGAFSAAKYAEQNVSKASSPYEFFIVQSNRGAHHLDNDHTVFGRVTKGMDVVDVIAEQEVGEGEWPHRNIHIKMEIID; from the coding sequence ATGGGAAGATATTTCGCTTCTATATTTTATTTCCTTTTTCTCGTTTTCGCAAGTTGTGAAGATACGGAAAAGTCCAGTAAAAATACCACACAGCACACCCCAACCACCGCGATTTCGGGTACAGATTCTATTCCTGATAAAGCTGTAAATACCACAAAGGATCCTTCGCGAAAAATAGAAACCAAAACCGATGAAGGTAAAACCCTGGTACAGGAAGAACTTATTCCTTTTTTAACCCAATATGGCAAGGAAAATAAGGAAAACAGGGTGAAGATCATTACCCGTTTTGGTGAAATAGAAGTATTACTTTATAATGATACTCCATTGCACAGGGCAAACTTTATTTATTTAGTAAAAAAGGGATATTTTAACAATACATTCTTCCACCGTGTAGCAAAGGGTTTTGTGATACAAGGCGGAAATTCAGATAACAGGGTGACCAGCCAAAAGAGAAATGAAAACGGAAATTATCTTATCCCTGGAGAATTTGATACAGGCCATAAACATTCCAGGGGAGCTTTCTCTGCCGCCAAATATGCCGAACAAAATGTGAGTAAAGCTTCTTCTCCTTATGAATTCTTTATTGTACAAAGCAACAGGGGGGCTCACCACCTGGACAATGACCACACCGTTTTTGGCAGGGTTACCAAAGGAATGGACGTTGTAGATGTAATAGCTGAACAGGAAGTTGGAGAAGGTGAATGGCCACACCGCAACATTCATATAAAAATGGAAATTATTGACTAA
- a CDS encoding lysophospholipid acyltransferase family protein — protein sequence MGLLKKNPFGHYLILKKWLIRIFGVLTHRRFHGFNELKIEGSEIIKDLPDTNVLFVSNHQTYFADVTAMFHVFNASLSGRVDSIKNVGYIWQPKMNIYYVAAKETMKAGLLTRIMAYAGAISVERTWRDKGKDVQREINLNDTENIAIALKDGWVITFPQGTTKPFKPIRKGTAHIIKNHRPIVIPVVIDGFRRSFDKKGLRIKKRGILQSFQIKPPLDIDYDHESIEEIVQKLEYAIEQHPSFLKVIPREELDAMEELNKTRKWEY from the coding sequence ATGGGATTATTAAAGAAAAACCCGTTTGGTCATTACCTTATTCTTAAGAAATGGCTTATCCGAATTTTTGGGGTACTTACCCACAGAAGGTTCCATGGTTTTAATGAACTTAAGATAGAAGGTTCTGAAATTATTAAGGATTTGCCGGATACCAATGTTCTGTTCGTATCTAACCATCAAACTTATTTTGCAGATGTTACGGCCATGTTCCATGTTTTTAATGCCAGCCTGAGCGGAAGGGTAGATTCCATTAAAAATGTTGGTTACATCTGGCAGCCCAAAATGAATATATATTATGTTGCCGCAAAGGAAACAATGAAAGCGGGATTGCTTACACGAATAATGGCTTATGCCGGGGCCATAAGTGTTGAACGCACCTGGAGGGATAAAGGAAAAGATGTACAACGCGAGATAAATTTAAATGATACTGAAAACATTGCCATCGCATTAAAAGACGGATGGGTAATTACATTTCCACAGGGCACAACAAAACCATTTAAGCCCATAAGAAAAGGAACTGCCCATATTATCAAAAATCACCGTCCCATAGTAATTCCCGTAGTTATAGATGGCTTTAGAAGGTCCTTTGATAAAAAGGGATTACGTATAAAGAAAAGAGGAATTTTGCAATCTTTCCAGATCAAACCTCCACTGGATATTGATTACGATCATGAAAGTATTGAGGAAATTGTACAAAAACTTGAATACGCTATAGAGCAGCATCCTTCTTTCTTAAAAGTTATTCCAAGAGAAGAACTTGATGCCATGGAGGAGCTCAACAAAACCAGGAAATGGGAATACTAA
- a CDS encoding sugar phosphate isomerase/epimerase family protein, producing the protein MKTIKGPAVFLAQFMDSNPPFNSLDGLCKWAADLGYKGIQIPTWEKALIDLDKAGESKTYCDELKGKIESYGLEITELASHLQGQLVAVHPAYDTMFDNFAPEAYKNNPKERTAWAVSQVKSCARASRHLGLDVHGTFSGSLLWHTAHPWPQRPQGLVEMGFEELAKRWMPILNAFEEEGVDVCYEVHPGEDLHDGVTFERFLEATNHHKRVNILYDPSHFVLQQLDYIEYIDHYHEYIKMFHVKDAEFNPTGKKGTFGGYSDWVDRAGRYRHPGDGQVDFKTIFSKLTQYGCDVWAVMEWECCIKSPEQGAREGAAFIQNHIIEATQKKFDDFAGSEIDEVKLKKILGIN; encoded by the coding sequence ATGAAGACAATTAAAGGACCTGCGGTATTCCTGGCCCAGTTCATGGATAGCAACCCACCTTTTAATTCTCTGGATGGCCTGTGTAAATGGGCAGCAGATCTTGGTTATAAAGGGATCCAGATCCCAACCTGGGAAAAAGCCCTGATAGATCTTGACAAAGCCGGTGAAAGCAAAACCTACTGCGATGAATTAAAAGGCAAAATAGAATCCTACGGCCTGGAGATCACCGAGCTCGCTTCTCATTTACAAGGGCAGCTTGTAGCGGTTCACCCGGCATATGATACTATGTTCGATAATTTTGCGCCAGAGGCTTATAAGAATAATCCCAAAGAGCGTACAGCCTGGGCGGTGTCCCAGGTAAAAAGCTGTGCCCGTGCAAGCAGGCACCTGGGCCTGGACGTACATGGGACTTTTAGTGGTTCCCTGTTATGGCATACCGCCCATCCCTGGCCACAGCGACCTCAGGGTCTTGTTGAAATGGGTTTTGAAGAACTTGCAAAACGCTGGATGCCTATTCTTAACGCTTTTGAAGAAGAGGGAGTAGATGTTTGTTATGAAGTCCATCCCGGGGAAGACCTCCACGATGGAGTAACATTTGAAAGATTTCTTGAAGCTACCAATCATCATAAGCGGGTAAATATCCTGTATGATCCAAGCCATTTTGTTTTACAACAACTTGATTATATAGAGTACATTGATCATTACCATGAGTATATCAAAATGTTTCACGTAAAAGATGCTGAATTTAATCCCACAGGGAAAAAGGGCACATTTGGAGGATACTCAGACTGGGTAGACCGGGCAGGAAGGTACAGGCATCCCGGGGACGGACAGGTAGATTTCAAGACTATTTTCTCCAAATTAACCCAATACGGTTGTGACGTATGGGCAGTAATGGAATGGGAATGCTGTATAAAATCTCCCGAACAGGGCGCTCGGGAAGGTGCCGCGTTTATTCAGAACCATATCATAGAAGCAACTCAAAAGAAATTCGATGACTTTGCAGGTAGTGAAATAGATGAAGTAAAACTGAAAAAGATCCTGGGAATCAATTAA
- a CDS encoding RNA polymerase sigma factor, which yields MNKELEHQFVTHLEKHQNIVHKICRIYTNDQASHNDLFQEITIQLWKAYPKFRGDAKFSTWMYRVALNTAITLYRKKKRGIQTQDIDTVHFRVPIDEYNHEIEQQLKLLYDAVKELNDIEKALVFLYLEDKNYKEISETLGISEVNARVKMNRVKTKLKNILNP from the coding sequence GTGAATAAAGAACTAGAACATCAGTTTGTAACCCATCTAGAGAAGCATCAAAATATTGTGCACAAGATTTGTCGCATTTATACAAATGACCAGGCTTCACATAATGATCTCTTCCAGGAAATAACTATACAATTGTGGAAAGCTTACCCTAAATTCAGGGGTGATGCAAAGTTTAGTACCTGGATGTACCGGGTAGCATTGAATACGGCAATTACTTTATACCGTAAAAAGAAAAGGGGCATACAAACCCAGGATATTGATACAGTTCATTTCAGGGTGCCTATAGACGAATACAATCACGAGATAGAACAACAGCTAAAGCTTTTATATGACGCGGTTAAAGAACTGAATGACATTGAAAAAGCGCTGGTATTTTTATATCTGGAAGATAAGAATTACAAGGAAATATCAGAAACCCTGGGAATAAGTGAGGTGAATGCAAGGGTAAAAATGAACAGGGTGAAAACAAAATTAAAAAACATATTAAATCCGTAA
- a CDS encoding NUDIX hydrolase, whose protein sequence is MDFNEFKYKVSNLPNLPLPGEEAQHKLAPVLRIQELEQIDFSTKNSNKAGVMAVFYPDVKQMTHLVLILRKTYRGVHSNQVGFPGGRLEVYDKNLKHTALRETEEEVGISRSEVKVIKKLTKLYIPPAIFGYILIWDL, encoded by the coding sequence ATGGATTTTAATGAATTTAAATATAAGGTATCAAATTTACCAAATTTACCGCTACCGGGGGAGGAAGCCCAGCATAAATTGGCTCCTGTTTTAAGGATACAGGAATTGGAACAAATAGATTTTTCTACCAAAAACTCCAATAAAGCAGGGGTTATGGCTGTTTTTTATCCAGATGTAAAACAAATGACCCATCTGGTGTTAATCCTTAGAAAAACCTATCGGGGTGTACATTCTAACCAGGTGGGGTTTCCGGGAGGAAGACTCGAGGTATATGATAAAAATCTCAAACATACAGCTTTAAGGGAAACAGAGGAAGAAGTGGGAATATCCAGGAGTGAAGTGAAAGTTATTAAAAAACTCACTAAATTATACATTCCCCCAGCGATTTTTGGGTACATCCTTATATGGGACTTATAG